The following are from one region of the Geothermobacter ehrlichii genome:
- the flhB gene encoding flagellar biosynthesis protein FlhB, which yields MAEEQDQERTEQATQKRREDFRKKGQVAQSKEVHTALLLTSALLLWYFYLPFFWPRLQFLVADIWRRAGEIDVTGDSVYDLALALLQQVGMLLAPLLLMVLVVGALGSIMQIGFLLTTKPLEPDLSKLNPIQGAKKFFSKRSAVEVVKSLAKVGLVGFVAFKTVHASFAESVLLVDAPLGETVRFLGRIAGLVLFKSCGVLVVLALFDYLFVRWEMEQRMKMTKQEIKEEFKETEGDPHLKARVRSIQQEMARKRMMAEVPKADVVVTNPTHLSVALKYDRETMLAPQVVAKGADHLAMKIREIAREHKVVMVENVPVARALYQLEVGQTIPEEMFTAVAEILAYVYSVKKKSF from the coding sequence ATGGCGGAAGAACAGGATCAGGAAAGAACGGAACAGGCGACACAGAAACGCCGGGAAGACTTTCGCAAGAAGGGCCAGGTCGCCCAGAGCAAGGAGGTGCACACCGCCCTTCTGCTGACCTCGGCCCTGCTGCTCTGGTACTTCTATCTGCCCTTCTTCTGGCCCAGGCTGCAGTTTCTGGTCGCCGACATCTGGCGCCGAGCCGGCGAAATCGACGTGACTGGAGACTCGGTCTACGATCTCGCCCTGGCCCTGCTGCAGCAGGTCGGCATGCTGCTGGCCCCGCTGCTGCTGATGGTGCTCGTCGTCGGCGCCCTGGGCAGCATCATGCAGATCGGCTTTCTGCTGACCACCAAGCCGCTCGAACCCGACCTGAGCAAGCTCAACCCGATCCAGGGGGCGAAGAAATTCTTTTCCAAGCGCAGCGCCGTCGAGGTGGTCAAGTCACTGGCCAAGGTCGGCCTGGTAGGTTTCGTCGCCTTCAAGACGGTCCATGCCTCTTTCGCCGAAAGCGTGCTGCTGGTCGACGCTCCCCTGGGGGAAACCGTCCGCTTTCTCGGCCGCATCGCCGGGCTGGTGCTGTTCAAAAGCTGCGGCGTGCTGGTCGTGCTTGCACTGTTCGACTATCTCTTCGTCCGCTGGGAGATGGAGCAGCGGATGAAGATGACCAAGCAGGAGATCAAGGAAGAATTCAAGGAGACCGAGGGGGATCCGCACCTCAAGGCCCGCGTCCGTTCCATCCAGCAGGAGATGGCGCGCAAGCGGATGATGGCCGAGGTGCCAAAAGCCGACGTGGTGGTGACCAACCCGACCCATCTGTCGGTGGCTCTCAAGTACGACCGCGAAACCATGCTGGCACCGCAGGTGGTCGCCAAGGGGGCGGATCATCTGGCGATGAAAATCCGCGAGATCGCCCGCGAGCACAAGGTGGTGATGGTGGAAAACGTTCCCGTGGCGCGGGCGCTCTACCAGCTGGAGGTCGGCCAGACCATCCCGGAAGAGATGTTCACCGCCGTGGCCGAGATTCTGGCCTACGTCTACAGCGTCAAGAAGAAGTCGTTCTGA
- the fliR gene encoding flagellar biosynthetic protein FliR, whose translation MELPVLSTATIQALLICLVRIGALMGTLPIYGSSQAPMRIRVALTVMLTLVVFPLVRDLIPQMTFAPVALAVLLAGEGLLGLMVGYIARFIFTAVELGGTVIGYQMGFAAANVFDPQNQRQVSLISQFQNILAILIFLSLNIHYYFIEALISSFRLLPPGRWNFSGGAIPYLLELAGRMFTLGVQLSAPVLAVLLLSGLVLGIMARVFPQLNVFLLSFPLNIGISFLLIGLTLNLLVALLNQEFNDLGQRFALLFSALQG comes from the coding sequence GTGGAACTGCCGGTCCTCTCTACCGCCACCATCCAGGCGCTGCTGATCTGCCTGGTGCGCATCGGCGCCCTGATGGGCACCCTGCCCATCTACGGCAGCAGCCAGGCTCCGATGCGGATCCGCGTCGCCCTGACGGTGATGCTGACCCTGGTGGTCTTCCCCCTGGTCCGGGATCTGATTCCGCAGATGACGTTCGCGCCGGTCGCGCTGGCCGTGCTGCTGGCCGGCGAGGGACTCCTGGGGCTGATGGTCGGCTATATCGCCCGCTTTATCTTCACCGCCGTCGAGCTCGGTGGCACCGTCATCGGCTACCAGATGGGCTTCGCAGCCGCCAACGTCTTCGATCCCCAGAACCAGCGGCAGGTGTCGCTGATCTCGCAGTTCCAGAACATTCTGGCCATTCTGATCTTTCTGTCGCTCAACATTCATTACTACTTCATCGAGGCCCTGATTTCCTCCTTCCGCCTGCTGCCGCCCGGCCGGTGGAATTTTTCCGGCGGGGCCATCCCCTACCTGCTAGAGCTGGCCGGCCGCATGTTCACCCTTGGCGTCCAGCTGAGCGCGCCGGTGCTGGCCGTCCTGCTGCTGTCCGGCCTGGTTCTCGGCATCATGGCGCGGGTCTTTCCGCAGCTGAACGTCTTTCTGCTCTCTTTTCCGCTGAACATCGGCATCAGTTTTCTGCTGATCGGGCTGACCCTCAATCTGCTGGTTGCCCTGCTCAACCAGGAATTCAACGACCTGGGGCAGCGTTTCGCCCTGCTCTTTTCGGCCCTGCAGGGGTGA
- the fliQ gene encoding flagellar biosynthesis protein FliQ, with protein sequence MPPEMVIDVGRRAVEMVLMLSGPMLVCAVVVGLVISIFQAATQINEQTMTFIPKIVAVLVALVITAPWMIRVMVAFTRDLYGQIGHLGG encoded by the coding sequence ATGCCACCCGAAATGGTCATCGATGTCGGCCGCCGCGCCGTGGAAATGGTGCTGATGCTCTCCGGCCCCATGCTGGTCTGCGCCGTCGTGGTCGGCCTGGTCATCAGCATCTTTCAGGCCGCCACCCAGATCAACGAACAGACCATGACCTTCATCCCCAAGATCGTCGCCGTGCTGGTAGCGCTGGTAATCACCGCCCCCTGGATGATCCGGGTCATGGTCGCCTTCACTCGCGATCTGTACGGCCAGATCGGACATCTCGGAGGCTGA
- the fliP gene encoding flagellar type III secretion system pore protein FliP (The bacterial flagellar biogenesis protein FliP forms a type III secretion system (T3SS)-type pore required for flagellar assembly.) — protein MFFLLCLFTAHHALAQGLPTLTVGIGEAKSPGEVSTALQILVLLTVLSVAPAILLMTTAFTRIVVVLSFVRQAMGTQQMPPNQVIIGLSLFLTFFVMAPVFSQINEQAIKPYLDGKLPQKQALEKAVEPMRAFMFGQTDEKDLALLVAMTGDEQPEDLDDVPTMTLIPAFMLSELKRAFQIGFLIYVPFLVIDMVVASVLMAMGMMMLPPPIISLPFKLLLFVLVDGWGLVVGSLVQSFH, from the coding sequence ATCTTCTTTCTGCTCTGCCTGTTTACGGCGCACCACGCCCTGGCGCAGGGCCTACCGACCCTGACCGTCGGCATCGGTGAGGCGAAGAGCCCCGGCGAGGTTTCGACGGCCCTGCAGATCCTGGTGCTGCTGACCGTCCTTTCGGTAGCGCCAGCCATCCTGCTGATGACAACGGCCTTCACCCGCATCGTCGTCGTCCTCTCCTTCGTCCGCCAGGCGATGGGTACCCAGCAGATGCCGCCGAACCAGGTCATTATCGGGCTGTCGCTCTTTCTGACCTTCTTCGTCATGGCACCGGTCTTCAGCCAGATCAACGAGCAGGCCATCAAGCCCTACCTCGACGGCAAACTGCCACAGAAACAGGCGCTCGAGAAGGCTGTGGAACCGATGCGCGCATTCATGTTCGGCCAGACCGACGAAAAGGATCTCGCCCTGCTCGTCGCCATGACCGGCGATGAACAACCGGAGGATCTGGACGATGTGCCGACCATGACCCTGATACCGGCCTTCATGCTTTCGGAACTGAAGCGGGCCTTTCAGATCGGCTTCCTCATCTATGTCCCCTTCCTGGTCATCGACATGGTGGTCGCCTCGGTGCTGATGGCCATGGGGATGATGATGCTGCCACCGCCGATCATTTCGCTCCCTTTCAAGCTGCTGCTCTTCGTACTGGTCGACGGCTGGGGGCTGGTGGTCGGATCGCTGGTCCAGAGTTTTCACTGA
- a CDS encoding FliO/MopB family protein, translated as MLRTFLFIGLLAQAWPVLAAENYSPPGLLTGGLRVVGSLVLVIGLALLVLALAKKRLQLLPGQKKGAIRVIETRALAPKKAVALIEVRGRELLVGIGQDSVSLLCELPTDKSFADALDRQLEVGE; from the coding sequence ATGCTGCGGACCTTTCTGTTCATAGGACTGCTCGCCCAGGCCTGGCCCGTCCTGGCCGCCGAAAACTACAGCCCCCCCGGGCTGCTGACCGGCGGACTGCGGGTCGTCGGCTCGCTGGTGCTGGTGATCGGCCTGGCCCTGCTCGTCCTGGCCCTGGCAAAAAAACGGCTGCAGCTTCTTCCCGGTCAGAAGAAAGGCGCCATCCGGGTCATCGAAACCCGCGCCCTGGCCCCGAAGAAGGCCGTGGCCCTGATCGAGGTCAGAGGCCGTGAACTGCTGGTCGGCATCGGACAGGACAGCGTCAGCCTGCTGTGTGAACTGCCGACGGATAAAAGCTTCGCCGACGCGCTCGACCGGCAACTGGAGGTGGGCGAGTGA
- the fliN gene encoding flagellar motor switch protein FliN, with the protein METANETVNTGAGENTAESGSRGIDFLLDIPLNVSVEVGRSRILVKDLLQMREGYVIELDKLAGEPLDLYVNSKLIARGEAVLAGDKFGLRLTDVISPAERIENLG; encoded by the coding sequence ATGGAAACAGCTAACGAAACGGTCAACACCGGTGCCGGCGAAAACACCGCGGAAAGCGGTTCGCGCGGCATCGATTTTCTGCTCGACATTCCGCTCAACGTCTCGGTCGAGGTCGGCCGCTCCCGCATCCTGGTCAAGGACCTGCTGCAGATGCGCGAGGGCTATGTCATCGAACTGGACAAGCTGGCCGGCGAACCCCTCGACCTGTATGTCAACTCGAAGCTGATCGCCCGCGGCGAAGCGGTGCTGGCCGGCGACAAGTTCGGCCTGCGGCTGACCGATGTCATCAGCCCCGCCGAACGGATCGAGAATCTGGGCTGA